From Arachis hypogaea cultivar Tifrunner chromosome 3, arahy.Tifrunner.gnm2.J5K5, whole genome shotgun sequence:
AATGGACTATTCAAAGGTATGACTAGGTGAAGTTTGCGCTTTTTCCTGTTTAAAACGATAAGATATCATTCTTCTGTTCCATTATTGAAGAGTTTTTGTAAACCATGACTGATTCAAATCAAGAACTGTCTACTTAATGTTTGCTTCCCCCCTCTGATTGATAACAGATAGGTCTTTCATCTACTACAATAGCATCTAGTTTCGGGAGGGCAATTTCTGAAAATAAGGAGCGTGATGATTACAAACCTGAAGATATTGCGCGATCTCTGCTAAGAATGATCTCAAATAATATTGGACAGGTATTCCCCCTTAtagaatttcttttttgttttagtacTTGGGAAAAAACAATTGATCCTTGGACCATTGCTAGTGTCATTTCATTACAGATATGTTTGAGAAATATTTATTACACATACAAATGAACACAGTATAGTAGTGGGGAAAAAGGTCAGAAACATTGAtgaatctatctatctatttctTAACTGATATGTTGATAATGATTAAATGACATGTATTATAACAATTTAGCAATAATACCTCTTCCATTTTCTGCATTTGTATCTTCTAACCATTTTTTATCCTAATGTATGTATTATGCAAACTTTGAATGAAAATGTGGATATATTGGATTTATTGGTGCAAAATTGATCTGTGCGCATTTTAAATTATGCCTTTCGTAATTCATGCCTCCATTTATAAACAAGTTCATACCGTATTTATCTGAGGTTGCAGATGTGAAATGGAATTGAGCTATAACTGTTATTTGCTTGTAGATCTCTTACTTAACTGCACTTCGATTTGGACTGAAGAGGATTTTCTTTGGTGGATTTTTTATTCGGAGGCATCCTTTTACAATGGACACATTATCGGTTGCAGTTAATTTCTGGTAAGTGAGACAAAACTTAATGAGTGACATTGCCTTGTCATAACTGATACAGAGCTTCTATATATGAATCATCTTAAAGCTTGTTGCCTATAGTAACATATAAAGAATATAATCTCAAAGATTGTATCGAAAATTATCAAAGCGACTATGATTTCCATTATCCATAGAAGTTACGCAAATTTTCTCTGGTTATTTCATCAACAAAAGCCAATATTTAGCTAAATTGGTATGTTTCTCTGCACATGCAACAACATATAGTAATTTACAAAtattcattcaatttattttcttgttttaaattttgtagGTCCAAAGGAGAGGCAAAAGCAATGTTTTTGCAGCATGAAGGGTTCCTTGGAGCTGTTGGTGCCTTCATGAGTAGTGACAAACATGGCCTCAAGGAGTTATTGGCGAATCAAAAGGTGGAAAGACCTCCAAGTAAATTGTCCTTTTCATTGGATCAAACACAAGTTCCACAACAAGATGGGGAATTAAATGGAGATGAAAGTATAGAGTGTAGTGTCTATGGAGCTTAGATGAAGCAATTCTTCGTTGCTTGCATCACTTATTGTTGTGACTTTCTGTAATTTAATTCTGTAAAATGGTCAGAAGAAGCTGTAGTTATTGGAATTATACACACTGAAAATTAGAATAAGACAAGTAGAACAACTCATAATAGGTCATGTATCATTTTACACTTTCACTCACGGCATTGTTACTCATTCAGTGAGATCCTTTTCTACTATTTTTTCTCTTCATCTGTATTTTGGACAATTTTAGCTTGAGATCTTCAAACGAATTTTGCCATTTAATGTTGTTATTCAAAATTGTTTGATAATCTACAAACACATTACTTGTGTTTGTTGCCACGTCAACATTGCCATTAAGGGCATTAACCCCAAGTGTATAATAAGCCACAATGACTCATCTTATAAACACTTATGACATTAATTcattaattgattattgaataCATGATACAttgaatttatctttttcaaaaagaatttggaCATTGTTTTAAAAGCTAGTGTGATGATGCATCAAAATAGTTGTCTATCAAGACATGTAAACTAAACTAATATAGAGAAATCtagatagtaaaaaaaaaaaaaaaagaaagaatctaATACATGGAAAATCATTTAGCAGCCAGCAGTCTCCTATTGTTTTGCTTTGCATTTTTTCTATGTAAAATCCATCTTTCTTTAATGTCTTTTGTGTCAGAAACAAGGTCTAGACTTTTCCCAGGTTTTCCCTTAGACTTTTTGGCCTCATTTCCTCTAATTCTCGCAGCTTCCACAAGAAGATCATGTATAAGCATCTCAGTCGTCCGGGTTGTGATTCCCCTCAGATACCATGATataggaggtggaggaacaatgGCTGGTTGAAGTATTTGTTGCAGGGTCACTTTAGACCCTATTCTTCCTTTGCCTCTTGTGCATGATTTGTAGTCTTCTTTTGTCAGTGGTTTAAAGGGAAAACATATTTCTTCATCAACAAGTAATGGCTCTACTCTCCAACAGCCCTCAAATTTTTTCATGAATCCTGTTTTGATTTGCTTGAACTTCATCTGACACACAATTGAATGCAGCATGTAAGATAGTCAtcctttgttggtttagaaaaatacaaaaaatacactaaattttttaatcatagaaattcaattaaaaattgtcTCTAAGATATATCTCTTATGTTGAAACACAGAAATTATCTTAAAAACTATACCAAAATagggaaaatttttaattttttaatcttcAATTTCTTCTCCATAAGATACTTTTATGCATAATATCTTTTGTTTCTCCTCTGTCTTGGGACAAACCAAACATTATTTCTGTAGAATCCATTTATCCAAGCAAGAGGTGTTAAACTCACACCACATCAAAACATATTTGGTTAAGAAAGAGTGCCCTGGAGAAGAGATAACAGCTAACTTCGGTAAGTCTCTACTTGCCGAAAACAGTTACAAACAACTGATATAGGATCCATCCATCCATTATCTAAAAGAGATGAAGATCCTTACAGAGTGGTCATTTCTGTTTTGATCTACCAAGACATTAATCGCAATGGTCCCGGACCACCACAGAAATCTCCATATGGCTGCTTGTTCTAGTTGAACCACTTGCCTATGACCCTCATCAACCAAAACTTCTCTGGATATCACTTCCTGACAAAGAAAGACAATGAAGTTAAAAATTTCAATTAATAAGAAACAGAATTTTCCAAAAATGGCAGCCTTCActcttcaatattttttaaacttaaagCACTTTTTTTTTCCTATTCAGAAGTCAGTAGTAACCGATTACATTATGAGGAGAGGAATGGATTAGTGCAGtactttgatatttttgaaaactctccTATTATCAGGATCTGTTACTATATTATACACTGCATCAGGTGGCAAACCGACATCAACTTCTACGTTGAGGTTGCAAAGAGAGCCTTTTGGAACAGTCACCTGCCAAAACAGAACATTAAATTCGTTATCTATACTTTGAATGAGAGACATGAACATTGCCATGTTTGTTTCAAACAGCTACTATGCTACATACTGGAATTTTTATACCAAGCTTGAGCCACACAAAAAAGATAACTATTTCGCCTTCTGAAATCTAATCGAATTAAGATACTAGACACTTAATTTATAGAATCTTAGATATATCTCAACAAAAATGTATCAACAAAGGAGAATAGCCTCTAAGAATAACAGTTAAACCTAATGATCACCTAAACTGTGAACCCAAGCATCATTTTTACTTCATGAAGAAATCAAAATTTTAGATAGAAAATAACAATTTCTCATTTAAACTCTGTTCACCTTTATCTCAGGTGCCCTATCAACCCAAGAAGGGTTTTCTCTCCACAATTGCAGTTGCTCATTCAGTTCAGCTTCAGAGGCACTAAAAGACTCGTACCCATTATTCTGGACAGATCTCGTCGAGTTCATTCCATCCCTCTTTGCTAATCTACTCAGCTGTGACTGTAGTTAAGAAATAATTATGAAACAGATATTGTTAATATTCATGTTCCTAATAAATAATTGATTGACCTACCTTAAGAACATTCTGAAGCTTGTTGGGGATCTGAACAAAAAAAGTAGATATTGCAGGATCCAGTGCCTTAGGGAACGCACTTTTTCCATTCTTGTTGATGTTTAGGCTGAATTTTTTCACCTCTGACTCACCCATCATAAAAacctgaaattttttttattaacatttaaTTAAGCTAGTTCATATTATAGATAACTTACTATAAATCATTAAAGTTCACTACTTGGTGTGGTGATACCAATTTGCATTCGCATAATTTTGCTCTGGATCAAACATAAATTATCACAGAAATTTTAAATGCCTTTCACATAGAGAGGAGGATGTTATCACAACACAAATTGGATTTAAGACCACAATCCCATAACCAAAGCATCATGATCAAATTTTGCAGGAAAACCCTTAGATATTGAACTCAACCCAAATTTTGGAGTAGCATGAcccataaaaaaaaactaaaaaagggTAAAACTAGCAATTACAAAGAGATAAACAGAAAAAGGATAACTGCTAATCTTATATGGCTAATAAAATGAAACTTAACAGTTATTGCTGAAAGTAATGAAATGAATAAAGTTGTGGAAAAGATTCAAAGCATTCTTACAGGGTATATTCCAAGGAGGAAAGCTCAGATCTTAGCTTGGAACTTGGCAATGAAATATGAaaaaaatggttttttttttttttggaaagggtTAATctttattcaatttatattttccTATTGTTTATATTTCTGAGAAGTAGAAGTCAGATTGTGGAGGATGAAAGAAAAAGGATAAGTAAGGAAGAACACGTGCAGAACATGTTGTCACCAAAAGTACACTTGGTCGTAAATGATTGGTCTGCTCTTCCGTGAAATATTGGGTTTGATGCGTGCTGTGGTTTTATTCCCcacaatatttatataatataggaAAGTTTTCACATGTGGCAGACCACTTTATTGACATATTAGCTATCAGCTACAAGCACAAACCAATGGAAAGATTGGGCCATTTATTTTTTGCGGGTAGCATTTCGGGCTATGGAGAAT
This genomic window contains:
- the LOC112791789 gene encoding uncharacterized protein: MMGESEVKKFSLNINKNGKSAFPKALDPAISTFFVQIPNKLQNVLKSQLSRLAKRDGMNSTRSVQNNGYESFSASEAELNEQLQLWRENPSWVDRAPEIKVTVPKGSLCNLNVEVDVGLPPDAVYNIVTDPDNRRVFKNIKEVISREVLVDEGHRQVVQLEQAAIWRFLWWSGTIAINVLVDQNRNDHSMKFKQIKTGFMKKFEGCWRVEPLLVDEEICFPFKPLTKEDYKSCTRGKGRIGSKVTLQQILQPAIVPPPPISWYLRGITTRTTEMLIHDLLVEAARIRGNEAKKSKGKPGKSLDLVSDTKDIKERWILHRKNAKQNNRRLLAAK